The nucleotide sequence CTTGGTGTCCTTCTTCTCCTCCTCGGTCTCGGCCTTCTTGTCCTTCTTGCCCTTCTTCTTGTTCTTGCCGGACTTTTCCTCCTCTTCGACGGCTTCGGGTTGGATTTCCTCGGAAGCTTCAGGCTCGGGCTCTGGGGCAGGTTTCTCCACAGGCTTGGGTTTGGGTTCCGTAGCTGCCTTTTGCTTGGCTAGAGCAGCCTCCCTCTTCTGACGCTCCTTCTTCTCCTTCTTTTTCTGAGCCGCTGACTTCATAGTGCTGCCGCCCTCCTCATCATCACTGGCCTCATCCTCGCCAGCGTCTTCCGCCGCGGCAACGGGAGCCTTGGCCTGCTTCTTGTTCTTTTTCTTCTTGGAGAACTCGTCGGCCAGTTCTTCGGGAGAAACAACAGTGGCGGTAGCAGGAGCATCCTCGCCGGCATATTCCGCTTGGAGTTCGGCTAAAACCTTGTCCAGATCTTCGTCGTCATCGTCCTTGCCCTTGCGTTTGGCCTTCTTGCCCTTCTTCTCGTTCTTCTGGGGCTTGGCGACCACCTTTTCCTCCTCCTCAGACTGGCTTTCCTGGGCAGCCGGCTCatcctcgtcgtcgtcgtccaTTAGCAGCTCAAAAGCGGACTTCTTGGAGGCCTTACCCTTGGCGGGCACCACCTCCTCCTCATCGGAGTCTTCATTTTTGGCAGCCTTGCCTTTTCCCTTGACACTGAGCTTCTTGACGCCTTTGGTCAGGGCTTGGACATCATCCTGGCCAGCTTTGTTGGCTTTCAGAGGCTGGTTCTTCTTGTTGTTGAGGCTCACCTGGTCGCTGTCCACGTCGGAGCTGTGGGATACGCAATGGACACAAGTTAGAAAGTTTGCCAAGTTGGCAGGTGGTTTATTTTGGGGAAAGACTCACATTTCGTCCGCCGAGGAACCGCCTTCGACCTTGGTCAGTATCTCTTTCTTGCCCTTTTTAGCTTTAACCATCTTCCCGTTTGCGACTGCAACACGCTCCTCCGCTGGCCAAAAACGAAAAGCCGTGGGTTATTCACCGCTGAAAGATCCGCACACGCGACGCTTCGGCAGCCAAGAGAGAAAAAAGAGGAGGAAGACTTTCCACTACGGTGCTCCTGGAGCTGGAGATCCTCTGATGCTGATCTCGCTGTGATGGGTCCTGCGGCGAGGTGCTGCTCCTGCAGAATTGGGCAATCGAGGGCTGAATGTGGCACGGTGGATTGCCAATTTTCAGTCGGTTTTATTTAACCGTGGAAATTCTGCACACAAACACGTTGGGTTAGTGGGCGGCGGGAGGGAGAGCAGGGGGTCGCAGTGTGACCGTGCGATGGGATAACTGACAATGAGAAGGGTGAAGTTATCGATTGTCTTCGTACCCTGTAATCACCGATTAAAGGGGTATATTGGTTGAATGAGAGTATGATTTTTTGTACACTGTACATTgttcaaaatgtttttactatttttattttccatgTTAAAATGGTTTTGCTtgtataataatttatatttacgGTTTTTAGTAGAATCGTGGCCAGAGTTGCCACGGCGCCGGTGTGCGCTTGAAATTTCGGTCTTCTTTTCATCACATGTGTCAATAGCCTTTCATCTAATCTTGTTCATTCGCGAATTTATcgcttaaaatttttaaacatatCCTTTAACTTCATTGATTACTGTAAATTTGTATTGTGCGATGCAAGGCAGAACCATTTATCTACTTGCTTTGTACACTAATTGTTCAGGCTTAAAGGGCTTAAAACCGAGAAGTTCTAACATAATCTGGTTTCTTTCGGATCTGGAGTGTACTTCTTGTTCACCTGACAGGCTAAATTATTATGCTTTTGTGACATTAAACTAAAAGATTCTCAGATTTCTTCAAAAGAATGTCCCGAAATTTCTGTGGGTTGCAAACCTGATCAAATATTCATAGTACTCTCAGCCACAGTATCGCATTGGGGTATGtgtttagtattttttttaaagcctCATGGGTATTTTATTAATACCCCCCATGCGGTCACACATAAATTCCTTCTCTAAAAAAGTTCGCAAGACGCTTTTTGCCCGGTATTTTGATCCAGAGTTTTTCGAGTTTGTGACTATTTGCTGTCAGAATTGCTACAATTTGTCTGGTAATTAATCCACTAATTTAAGAGCATTAAGAATCTTTGTAAGTACACGGAAATAATGAAGAGCCGgctgtaaatatttaaaaagccGGTTGCGAACTGAAGGAATTCCCTATTCTTGGACTTCCAGATTGACATCCTAGAAAATTGGATGATGTCTAGCGAAGCTTCCGGAAGTATTACGATCAAAGAAGAAGCATCCACAAGCAGTACGGCTGGCAATATTCCCGTAGAATCCGGCGAAACAAAGGTTTGTGTTTGTTTTGGCAATCCGTGTTTGAATGTGTGAGAGCGAAAGGGACGGATGTAGTGCAGGATAACTGTAAAAACTGTTGCTCTCCGTTAGCATGGAAACATGTGGTTTTTGGTTCATTCAAAAAATTTCTTgctttgtttaaaaattacaCTGAAAATTTAGAATCAAAACCGGAATATATCTCaaatttgaatattaaaactaaaatagTATTTAATTTAGTCACAACATTTAGCTAGctcaaaaaatttttaaacgtaaaattatattaaaaaatattacgaTTAATGCAGTGTTAAAATTAATTACCAATaaatattatacatattatactatattgtaaaaaaaataacaatattttatttacctAAAATACCAATAGTTTTGTAACTTCTGATAATTGTGTCCATTTCGAGTGCTTTTCTAAAAAGAGCTGACTCAACTTcaataaacttttttaaacTCTTCTAgaagtacgaagaacttgtgTATACAAAACAAATTGAAAGTTCTCTTTCTTGaagtttatttaaaaataaaacagttTCGATATTTATATATTCCAAGAGTTGTAAGTGCATTTCTCATCTTAAAAGCACTCAAGGCTTCGTTCCTCGAAATCGTCACTCGCAACAATTTCAAATGTTTACAATAACGCTTGCCCGTATTTTCAAATTTCAGGCTAAGAAACCGGAGATCGGGGCTGACAAGGCGGAATCGCTGAGCGAAGCCGAGGGCGGGAACGCGACGGAGACGACAGAGACCCATTTGAAGCGACTGCAGAATCTGCGCAAGGAATTGAGCTACCTCAGCGAAACCGACTGGATGTACGAGAGTCTCGACAAGAAAGCAGCGCAGTAGAAACCTGATTAGAGCCATATACCAAAAATGTTTACATACGTTCGCAAGTTTTTCGCCAACCCAGACCGGGAGGCTATAATGGAGTGTTTGGATCGGGAGAATCGCTTTTTGGATCAAAAAATAATGGAAGAGAAGATGGACCGCCAGCTTCAGGGGAATCAATCCGCTATGGATGAGGTTATGAACAACCAGATGGGTGAACTTACGCAGGGACTATCTGCCATGGATATAAATAGGGAAGGAGCCTGTACCGCCAGGAAGGGAGTGATCACCAGTTTGGGCAGCGACCGTGGTGTCATCGACAAAGACGTCTTCTTCGAAAGCAAGGTGGCAGATGATATCTTCTTGGAGCTCCAGGTCGGCTGTGTGGTCGAGTATTTGACCTTCAAAAAGGGGGACACCATAAGGGTGGTCAAGGTGAAGCGCATCCTCGAGCACAACTGGGAGGATGCAAAACATAACCAGGTGGGCTCGTCCTTCATATTTGTGTTAAGTAATTTGTAGAGACCATGTTCTGtctataataaaattaatccTACTAAACCTAACaccaaattattatatataattgaATATGTCCATGTGGGAAAAGCTATTTTAGATGAAATATACATCTTGTTCAATCAAAAAAACACAATCGTTTTCAGATCGAGGATGCTCTAGACAAGCTGAAGAATGAGAATCCCACCTGCTTCAACACCCAGCTGAGGAGCGTATTGGGCCTGATTCGCCAGCGCCTGGCATCCTCCGTAGACGTGGAGACGGAATACGGACAGCTCACCGTCGAGCTGGACAACATCGAGATGACCTTCATCCCCAAGACGGGAGATCGAGTGCGCCTGGAGTGCAACATTCAGCTGGACGATGATTTTGTAGACAAGCAGGGGGAAATCCTTCAGGTGACCAAGATGTTCCCCACACGCATCCAGCAGGCGGAAAAGTGCATCGTGGAGCGTGTCTACACCGATCTAGCTGTACTGGGTCCGGAAACCTACGTCTTAAAGTCGGACGTGCCCACCGGCGTGGATCTGCACCTGGGCGACTTTGTGCTCGCCGATCTTATTGAGTGTCAGTATGTAAGTTAACAAAGGAATATGTAATTTACAGATCTCTTCATAATGAGATTCATATTAAATTCCCAGTCTAAATTCACGAGACGCGCCATCAAGCTTACTCCGATGGAGAAGAACTTCGGTGCAACCAAGATCACTTCGCAGGGCAATTCGGGATCTTCCAGCAATCCTCAGGCTGTTACGGTGACTGGTGTAAGCCGCTTCATTACCACAGAACTCTGGCAAAAGAAGAGTGTGTCACTAAAACTGACCAACAACCTAAGCCGCAAGTTGCGCCTGGAGAGCGTTGTTGTCTCCAATGATAGTGAGTCGCAGTTAAGCGTGGTGGAACCGCTTGAATCCGTGGATATTGCCAGCGGCGCCGAAATACCGCTGGTCTTCGAGATTCACACCCAATTTCAGGGTGAAGCAACTGAAAGTTACGAGCTGAAGTTCGACCGGTTCAAGATGAAGCGCTCTTTTACTGTCATCGTCTGTGAAACCAAGGAGGAGGCCGCCGAAGCCGATAGGCGTTTGATAGCCGCTGAAACTCTCATTGCACCCGGACGTAACATCCAGCAGAGATCCAAATTCTATGCCAACCAAGTTTGGTGCAACCAAGTGGAAGTGATTCCGGGTGAACACAATGCCCCCAGGCGCAGATTTGTTGCACTGCGATTGGGTTTCTTTGAGGTAAGATTAGCTCAACATAGATGTGAACAAGTActaacatatttatttttaaaattgtgattttttttaaaggttCCCGAGAAGTTGCGTCAAATTTATTTGACCGTTGAACGGAAACAGGATTTGATCGATGCCATCGAACAGCTTTACTCTTGCATCAAGGAGCCCCTGAGCATTAGGAACTATGTGCAGCGTTTCGGTCTATTCCTGCACCTCGAGGAGATTGAGTGCTTTGTGAGCTTCCGCAACTACGACAGAGACCGAGCCCATTTCCTGCGAGACGGAGAGTACCTCGCGCTGCAGATCGAGAATCTGGCCGAACGTCGTCCATCGCTGGTCGTGGGCGATACAGTCCGAGCCGTAGATCCCTGGGCGGATCCCAATTGCCGAAGTAACAAGACCTACGAGGGCGTCATTCATAAGGTGCTCTTCAATCGCGTCCTGCTCAAATTCAACGCCAGTTTCCAGGAGAAGTATAATGGCGAGGACTATCGACTTGAGTTCTATTTCTCGCGGTATTCTTTCCGCAAGCAGCACCATGCCATCTCGAAAATCGGCAGCGTCATGGGTGAGGATTTCCTGTTCCCCAGTAAGGTGACAAAGCGCGAGAATCCCCAGTTGGAGGTGCAAATGGTGGACGATGATATGTATCTGTACGACTCTAAATTGCCGTGGTATAACTCGTCTCTCAACTGCATCCAAAAGCGAGCTGTCTTCAATATCCTGCGAGGTGAAGCAGAAGACATTCCGTACGTGATCTTTGGGCCACCAGGCACTGGGAAAACCGTGACACTGGTGGAGACACTTCTGCAATTGGTCAGGAATCTTCCTGGGGCTCGAATCCTGGTCGGAACCCCTTCCAATAGCGCAGCTGATTTGGTAACCAAGAGGCTCATCGATAGCAATGTCTTACTCCAGGGAGATTTCATTCGTTTTGTGTCGCACAATCAAGTGGAGAGGGACTTAATACCTCCCGAATTGATGAGCTACTGTGCCACCTCTGACCTCGGTTCAGTGGGTACTTGCGAGGATAAAGTGAGTATAGAGATGTTCCCTTTTATCGGGTAAGGATCTAATACttaaaaatcataaaatttTCGTAACAGATGATGGTAACCGAATCGGGACTGAAGCTCCGCTGCCAGGCAAAGTTCATGGGTACCCACCGAATCACCATCTCCACCTGCACTACTTTGGGCAACTTCCTGCAGATGGGATTCCCACCGGGGCATTTTACCCACGTGCTTTTCGATGAGGCGGGTCAAAGCACCGAATCAGAGACCATAGTACCCATTGTAATGTTGACGAAAAAACGCAGTCAAGTGATTTTGTCAGGTGATCCTCGCCAACTGCAGGCTATTGTCATGAACAGATTTGCGGGAAGCAGAGGATTTTCCATGTCCTTCCTAGAGAGATTGCTGGAACGTTCGCCCTATCGAAAGGATCTCCAGAGATATCCCGAAAGCTCGGGCTACAATCCCAGTGTATTGACCAAATTATTGTACAATTATCGAGCATTGCCGTCGATTATGAGTATTTATAGCAAGCTCTTCTACGACGACGAATTGATCTCGGTGGTTTCCGATAAGGATTCGAGAGAAGCTAAGCTGCTGTCCAGACTTCGATGTGTCTTCGAGCCCGAAAAGGACATGCCTCAAGCGCATGGCACCTTCTTCTATGGCATCACTGGGGAGAATAGGCAGGAGAACGATTCCCCCTCCTGGTACAATCCCCAAGAAGTCAAGGAAGTGTTCCTCATGACCATTTCCCTGTATCGCGCCAATGTGAGTCCGGAACAGATCGGAATACTCACTCCTTATATGAAGCAGGTGAAGATGCTGCGCAACATGTTTATTGGCACCGATGTGGCTATGCCGAAGATTGGTTCTGTTGAGGAGTTTCAAGGACAGGTTGGCTACAGCATGATTCTACATTGATCTGTTCTATaaattatttcaaaaaatattctaTATATTCTAGGAACGAGACATTATGCTCATCTCCACGGTGCGTTCGTCGGAATCGATCCTTCGTATCGATACCCGATTATCCTTGGGCTTTGTGTGTTGCAACAAGCGGATGAACGTGGCTGTTTCCCGAGCTCGTGCCATGATGATTATTTTCGGGAATCCCCATCTTTTAGCCGTCGACGAATGCTGGCGCCAACTCATATTGTATTGTGCCCAAAATAACGCCTATTTTGGCTGTGAGTTACCACAATCTGTGGTGAATCAGGAGGATGAAGATCCAGTTCAGTTGGAAAAATTCGTGCCTTAACCAAAAATTCATTAAGTTCGTATGGACCTGACAAAATATATTCTCTTCATGCAGGGTTTTACTTTAGACAATAAACGTATTCCAAATGAGTTGGAAAGAACTGCGAAAACTGCTTTATTTCCTTTGAAACTAATTCGTGTTCCACAAAATAAAATGTGATATAAAAATTGGCATTAGCTTTGGCTCGAAATTTCTGTTAATGTACGTAGGAATTCCAACACTTGCTGTTGTTGTGTCAAACCCATATGAGTTTctcaaataattttaaattcaagGACACAGGGGTGCCATAGAAGTCTTAAGAAATGAAGTTAAAAATACTGATTTCTAATGACAATCGTATAATAAGTGGAAAAGGCACCCTAGAAATTAAGTTACGTCCGGGCTGTCAAATAATTCAATTCTAACCGTTCTTGGAAAAAGAGATTTCTTTTAACCAATCTGGCAACGTAGGTCGCTTAGCCTGGCGGGATGTTGACAAACACTGGCTGTAACCGTTATCCCGCCATATTTTTAGCTTTTCTGTTTTGATTATCACGTCGTATAGACCAAATGATCTTCGATTTTGGATATTAAATATCTGCAGAGAGTAACGAAATTATGGACCAGAACTGGGCTGCCGAGCAGAACATCTTCGAGGTCATCCGAAAATCGGAAAAGAATCGCCACACAACGGACGTTGATACGGTGAATTTTGTCCAGGAATTGGATGGATTATGGTATTGTAGACTAAATGATCTATATTTTAGCGCCTGGCGAAGACGCACTGGCTCAGCGACTATGCTCGGGACATATTTTTGACCATGCGGGAGCAGGAACTTCGCCGCCTTCCAATGTTTTTCCTTTCGTCACAAATTGACGATCGCCAGAAACTGCTGCAGTTCCTCCAACTGGTGGCCCGAACCCACAAACTGGGTCGCTGTGCACTGCACTTGGGTGAGCACTGTACTGTAGAGCTTTCCTAATCGGATCTAGCAAAGAAATTTACGGAATGAAACTACTTTAAGAACAAAGTAACACCATCAGTGAAAGATTCTCATTATGACAGCCCAAAGACCTCTATAAACTAAACCTAAAAGCTTTATCCTCTTCAAgagaatttaaatttaagtacTTGAGACATCAGCTAGCTAGAAAGCTCAAATTAATAGGAATCCACCAAAAATTCCATCAGAAGTAGaaatttcataaaaaaaatCCTGGGTATAGGAAATCATATCCTACACACTTTTAATGTAATTCAATTTAACTACTCCAGGAATTAACTACTGTctaaacaaaaatgttttcaaaatCACTTAAAACTCTATCAATTTCAGCCGTTTACTACCTGGATCGCTTCCTTGACTACTACAGAGTCCGACCGGACAAGCTTTTCATGGTGTCCATCACCTGTCTTCACTTGGCAGCTCAGATCGAAAACACCGATGCATTTATACCGCGCTTCAGCGAGTTAAACCAATTGGTCAGGAATGTTTACACACTATCCGAATACAAGGTTGTGGAAAGGAAGCTGCTGTGCTTCCTTAACTTCGAGCTAGTGCGTCCCACAACGGCCAGTTTTGCGGAGCTGTTCGCGTGCAGCTTCCTCACCCGCTGCGACTTTGCGGCCTACACCGAGATGTTGGATGAATGCGAGAGGGAACATAATATCCAGGCATTTCCACGTTACGGAAGCTTCGAACAAATGCTGGGTAGTTTGGGGCAGCAACTGGTTAGCATGGCGGACTACACATTGAGCAGTGAGTGTGGATAAGTTACAGATGATCCCTAGAGATTTTAATGACGAAAGTATACCCTCTCAGTTTACAGCTTTTCCAATGATTCACCCTCGCTTTTGGCCGCCGCCTGCATTGCTGCGGTTCGACAGGTCAGCGGGGTTAAGCGCTGGTCGCAGTACCTCATTGAACTGACCTCCTACACCGAGGCCCATGTGGAACCCTACATGGACGTGCTCACCGACTACTTTTACTATCAGGATATTCAGCATGCCTGGGAGTTTCCCTTCGGTCAGAACAACCCGAAATTATCCAGTCCCGATTCTGGCTTTGAGGAGTCGCTGACTGAAAACACACAGCTTGTGGTCTCTGATGAAGTGGTCACCGTGGAGGTGGAGACCTACAACATTATCACCGTGCAGCTGCAGAACACAGCTCCGGAGTCTACGAAATCTCTTCCCGAAATACAATCGCATCTTAAGCGCCCACGCTTTGAAGATAATACAGATTCCCCTCATCCATTTAAGCAAGCCAGATTCGAAAACGAACCCAAAGATTTGTAACACAAAAAATAGTTAGAACTATTACAATTTGAAAGAAATCGAAATAGTTTCAAGGTTCCCAAGAAATCCTTAACGTAGATATCACCCTGTTCAATTGAGTTGAACACGCGGCATATCGAAATCGTATTAatctgctttaatatatatgtatttaatatatatatttgaaatTATCTTATAAACTTATGAATACAAAATGTCAAAAACTCAACAAAAAAGAAGCATTATCAACTAAAAACAACAAAgacattatttataatttgGTAAACAAAACAATGGCCcttgtttaattttatcagACATTTTCGGGAGCGGTCAAATTCAAAATCTCttaaaactaaatgaatttaCAATTAAATTTGGAGTGTCAAATTAGAGCTGCCAATTAAGGAACAATTAAAGGTCATTAAGGCTttcttatttcttatttttacaTAGTTATTAGGACTTAAGAGTGAGTTTTTACGAAAGAAATACGAGATAGTGTTGGGACTTGAAGTTAACTTTGGACAATATAATACGTTTTTTACAATATCTTAAATTAATCAAATGGTAGAAATGCAGAGTAAGATGTTGCCTGGCTTCAAATTGTCCGTTAGTgattaaattcataaaaaatgttcaattaaatgcgCACATGTTGTAATATTGTCCAAAGATTACTTTTCGTCCCTAAGGTTTCGGAACCAACTCAATTAAGACTGTTATTCATACCAGGATAGCACACACACTTCAATTTTATATATCTCATAAATCTAGCCTAGCTGCTGAATGCACAAAGCGGAATGCATCGGGGAAAACGGGGAATCTGTGTCGGAAGGAATGGGAAGTTTCGATCTAACTATCTTACTAAAACCTGCATTGCTATCCCAGTGCTGTAAGTAGTTTCGTGGGGAATGGGGCGTGTAAACAAAAAAGTCGTTTGAATTTACAACATTTACAGGACGTCTGTACAAGGATCAGCTTTCATCGCTGCATGTCGCGTCGTTTCAATACATCGAAGATCACATCGGAGGCGTTCTGTTTGTTGCTGGGATCATGGCCCGACTCATCCTCCGAATCGGTTTGCTCCAGCAATGGCACCGTCAGCGTGGAATGCGATTTCACGTGCACACCCGCAATGGCACTGCCCTCGTTGAATTTGTACTCGCCCGGCGACGACTCCTCCTGGTCGTTGTCGAATTCTAAATCCTTCTGCTGCCTCTGCGACTCCTTCATACTGGTGTACTTGTGCAGGAGGTGGCAAACAATGCCCGCCAGGCAAATGACCAAACCAATGTAGTTAATAACGCTCAACTGGTCCTTTTTCAGGGTCACAGCCAGGGCCAACTGGCAGATGTCCTTGAAGATCCCGGCTATCGAGAGGGTGAGACTGGAGGTCTTACACAGCACCAGGAACTCGCTAAACTCCATGAGAAAGGCCAGCAAGGCTCCTGCTGATATCTTCGCAATGGCCCAGCTTATCTCATTGGATGTATGGCTATGGAGATCTTCAAGAACCGCGATAAGGTTACCACCTGTAATAGAATGGGAGTTATTTTAAGCCCACTAAGCAATTGAAGTAAACCAAACCCACCTTCTATGCCAAAAACCAGGGGCACCAGCGAGGCAATCATCCACGGCTGCATGTAGTATATCATGTCTATGGGGTTGTGCAATCCCAGCTTGGATTTCTGCATTATGAACTGTGCGAAACTCCATCGCAATCCGCTGCTTAGCGAGGCGAAGAGGATGAAGAAGAAGCCCAGGGCATTGAACTGCGTGGACTTGTAGGTGAACATCACAAGGCCCGTGCCTATCAGGCCCACAATCGACACCAGATACCAGCTCTGAAAGTAAATAATGCCATTAATGCACAATCTATATGGGGGAGTTAAATATTTGCTAGAACGCATTTgcaacaaaatttaaaaatgaaaaaaaaaacatttatatacTCCCAAAATGTACTCCATTTAACTGAAGGACCCTAAATCAAAGCCATTAAAAGCTATATTTACTCTTTTTATACCATCCAGCTGATAAACATCTGCAATCAAAATAATAGCAACATCACCTCAGTGAAATATCCTTATCTACAAGTAAAAATGACTAGTTATATTCGAACATGAAGTTACTCACAATTAACTGATAATATTTCAACATTTgcaataaacaaaaatgtatttttagaTATTGCTTTTTATCTATTAGTTTTTCTTCTTATCGTATCGTTGTCAGAGAATAATAATATATCGTTAATTAAAATTGTTCTGATTTAAGAAAGTACAAATATAGACATAATGGAAATTTAGTTGATTAAAAATTCAACTACTGTATAGAGTTTGTGATCTATTGgaaatttgtttcattttttcAGGTTTATCAATTTAACTAGAAATAACTAGTTTAAGATTAAGAAGTTCTGAGTGTTGAAACTTCTTGGTGGTAAAAGAGATATAACAATAATCAACTGTATTCCTTACAACTCGTTGTGATAAAGAGCTTAAAAAGAGGTGTAGTTTTATCAGTTCTTTGTAGATAAGACGAAATTTCATGAACTTTTGGAAGCtttcaaaataattgtataGATAACCTTGAAGGTAATTGAATATACAGAAAAACTTCAGAACGTGAGTTGACATATAATTATTTCTGTAACTGAGAGTTCCCTGACTGTAAAACCACCTCCCCCTTAGTTTAGTTAGCTTCTATAATTTCTAGTTTTCCAGTTTCCTCACCTTCTTTTCCAGTCCCAAAGCGATGGCGAACAGTAGGATAAAGACGATGGTCGAGGACTTGGTCATGGTGTACAGTGAGATGGGAACCAGGGCCAACCCCCAGTTGGAGAACCCTATATCGATGGCACTGGCCACGCCCGTGGGGGCCATCTTTCGCAGGGCCACGCGCCAATCCAGCTGTACCCTCGACCTGCCCATTCGCAGCCTGTAGATCCTGCGCGCCAGGGCAGCCAGCAGGAACTTCACGACCAGATGATAGGTCACGATGGCCAGGGGAAAGGGCATCTGCCGGTTGATGTCCGTTTGGTAGAAGGTCAGCGATATGGAGAGCGTTAGATACAAAAAGATAATGGCCAGTGTGCCCACGGCCATCTGCATCATCATGTTCTCCTCCTGGGCCAACGTGGCCGTCTCCGCAGCTCCACGGGACTCGCCAGATCCCGACTTTCCGCTGGCGTACTTGAAGTTGCTCTGACGCAAACGATGGCCATTGTTCAGCTGCGTTTTCTGGGCCAAACTGAGCTCGATCTCCTCGTCTTCCGCATCGCTGGCATTTCCGTTTCCAGCACCCGCCTCACCACCACTGGAGTTCAGCCGCTCGTACTTGGCCGCCACCATTATATATTATCGGGAGTACCTGGTAAACAAGATATAGACCACATAGTAACGTGTGAAATGGAGTAATATTGGTTAAATGCGGGGGCAGCGCAACGCGGCAAAACTTACTTCTTTCGTTATCTTGAAGTCTACGTCCATATGTATCCAATATGTTCCGGGTATTTTGCCACTTTTCCGCTATCTGCTACGTTTCTATATGCGTATATAAGTTCCGAGTCGGTCGTGCAATAATGGAAATGACTTTAATGGGTTTTTACGCTGCCATTTCGACCAAAACTTCTGTTTTTCGATTTCGTTTCTGCCAACTGTTTATACACAGGCAGTGCTGCCCGGCTGGCTAGTTTCCCGCTGGAAGTGATTGGCGGGGGAGGTCTGGCATAGCAGTTTTGGCCAAAGTGCCAGCTCTGGCAGCGCTGGGTGGGCGGTATCGATTGCCAACTAACGATAAAAATGCGGGGCTGCAAGCTCGATCCGATAACCTTAGCGCCCATTTTAAAATGACTGTAAACAGGAAAATTATTTGTAATCAGGGCCCAAATTACATGCATTCTGAAAATTTGAAACTGATCAGAGCTCGGGGCTGATAGGAAGTTTATCCAAACACAGATTGACAAGAGATTGGTGctaatttttcggaagtttaTCCAAACAAAGTTAAAAAGCGACGAAGATATGGTGCTAATTGTTTGTTTATGGGGTTTTATTGTATTTAACCCAGCGGTCGGCATGGAATAAAATGACATTTTGCCTTTTATTTGTGTGAGTAATTTACACAATTTACAAGAAGCAAAGCAGAACTATTCCCAATGAACGCTTTTTGGGACGCTACCGACCGCTGATTAATCCCCAGATGGTATTTGTATGTTAAATGACGCTAATCAGCTGAATGATCAAATCAAATCTCGTATCAAGAAAGTTTTTAACTTTATAAAGCCAACATAAATAATAAGGTATGATATATAAGGAACAAAATAAGAATAATTAGTCTTCTTATAATA is from Drosophila suzukii chromosome 3, CBGP_Dsuzu_IsoJpt1.0, whole genome shotgun sequence and encodes:
- the LOC108011872 gene encoding solute carrier family 35 member C2, encoding MVAAKYERLNSSGGEAGAGNGNASDAEDEEIELSLAQKTQLNNGHRLRQSNFKYASGKSGSGESRGAAETATLAQEENMMMQMAVGTLAIIFLYLTLSISLTFYQTDINRQMPFPLAIVTYHLVVKFLLAALARRIYRLRMGRSRVQLDWRVALRKMAPTGVASAIDIGFSNWGLALVPISLYTMTKSSTIVFILLFAIALGLEKKSWYLVSIVGLIGTGLVMFTYKSTQFNALGFFFILFASLSSGLRWSFAQFIMQKSKLGLHNPIDMIYYMQPWMIASLVPLVFGIEGGNLIAVLEDLHSHTSNEISWAIAKISAGALLAFLMEFSEFLVLCKTSSLTLSIAGIFKDICQLALAVTLKKDQLSVINYIGLVICLAGIVCHLLHKYTSMKESQRQQKDLEFDNDQEESSPGEYKFNEGSAIAGVHVKSHSTLTVPLLEQTDSEDESGHDPSNKQNASDVIFDVLKRRDMQR